In the genome of Monodelphis domestica isolate mMonDom1 chromosome 2, mMonDom1.pri, whole genome shotgun sequence, one region contains:
- the CCDC190 gene encoding coiled-coil domain-containing protein 190 isoform X2 produces the protein MRRHMVGKELSRQWEIERKDAKRAEARLRLGLLRLEENWLYRMNMVAREQRQLQKELEKLRQGNSKKKFSSFSNDLLRTQKKPEIPTIPQQEGHRHWTAEPGGIRTMETRLLQTKKYEPSNPTQIASSHPINYTKNEEEASSQSSRGSGSLEGGPKAPKSSVTVINPFQDRDSINQPQEDISADLHNHGTLSKAEQVPDAPQVESEAIEIKASPSGGFGSKSGSGKQNHSPDREKSTFDPKAYTLYSYLRTVDTMPTYLELFAKIKNARYLRHRVPPEFERDLSIGEIFGHETCLPREGSKSDESLST, from the exons ATGAGGCGACACATGGTAGGAAAGGAGCTGTCCAGACAATgggaaatagagagaaaggatGCCAAGCGGGCTGAAGCCAGGCTCAGACTAGGACTCCTGAGGCTGGAGGAGAATTGGCTTTATCGCATGAACATGGTGGCCAGAGAGCAGAGGCAGCTACAGAAAGAACTGGAGAAGCTGAGACAGG GCAACTCCAAGAAAAAGTTCTCGTCTTTCAGCAATGATTTACTTAGGACTCAGAAGAAGCCAGAAATTCCCACAATCCCCCAACAGGAAGGTCACAGACACTGGACAGCTGAGCCCGGTGGCATTCG aaCAATGGAAACTCGTCTGCTCCAAACTAAGAAGTATGAACCCTCCAATCCTACCCAGATAGCAAGTTCACATCCCATTAACTacacaaagaatgaagaagaggcaTCTTCTCAAAGCTCCAGGGGCTccggctctcttgaaggtggaccTAAAGCCCCAAAGAGTTCAGTCACTGTCATTAACCCCTTCCAGGACAGAGATTCCATCAACCAGCCACAAGAAGACATCTCTGCTGATCTCCACAACCATGGAACCCTCAGCAAAGCAGAACAAGTTCCTGATGCTCCCCAGGTTGAAAGTGAGGCGATAGAAATCAAGGCCAGTCCTAGCGGAGGTTTTGGCTCCAAATCTGGCAGTGGAAAACAGAACCATTCTCCAGATAGAGAGAAGTCTACCTTTGATCCCAAGGCCTATACTCTTTACAGTTACCTCAGGACAGTGGATACAATGCCAACCTACCTAGAACTCTTTGCAAAGATTAAGAATGCCCGCTACCTCCGGCATAGGGTGCCCCCTGAATTTGAGAGGGATCTCAGTATTGGGGAAATATTTGGACATGAAACATGCTTACCCAGGGAAGGAAGCAAGTCTGATGAGAGCCTTAGCACTTAG
- the CCDC190 gene encoding coiled-coil domain-containing protein 190 isoform X1, whose translation MRRHMVGKELSRQWEIERKDAKRAEARLRLGLLRLEENWLYRMNMVAREQRQLQKELEKLRQAGNSKKKFSSFSNDLLRTQKKPEIPTIPQQEGHRHWTAEPGGIRTMETRLLQTKKYEPSNPTQIASSHPINYTKNEEEASSQSSRGSGSLEGGPKAPKSSVTVINPFQDRDSINQPQEDISADLHNHGTLSKAEQVPDAPQVESEAIEIKASPSGGFGSKSGSGKQNHSPDREKSTFDPKAYTLYSYLRTVDTMPTYLELFAKIKNARYLRHRVPPEFERDLSIGEIFGHETCLPREGSKSDESLST comes from the exons ATGAGGCGACACATGGTAGGAAAGGAGCTGTCCAGACAATgggaaatagagagaaaggatGCCAAGCGGGCTGAAGCCAGGCTCAGACTAGGACTCCTGAGGCTGGAGGAGAATTGGCTTTATCGCATGAACATGGTGGCCAGAGAGCAGAGGCAGCTACAGAAAGAACTGGAGAAGCTGAGACAGG CAGGCAACTCCAAGAAAAAGTTCTCGTCTTTCAGCAATGATTTACTTAGGACTCAGAAGAAGCCAGAAATTCCCACAATCCCCCAACAGGAAGGTCACAGACACTGGACAGCTGAGCCCGGTGGCATTCG aaCAATGGAAACTCGTCTGCTCCAAACTAAGAAGTATGAACCCTCCAATCCTACCCAGATAGCAAGTTCACATCCCATTAACTacacaaagaatgaagaagaggcaTCTTCTCAAAGCTCCAGGGGCTccggctctcttgaaggtggaccTAAAGCCCCAAAGAGTTCAGTCACTGTCATTAACCCCTTCCAGGACAGAGATTCCATCAACCAGCCACAAGAAGACATCTCTGCTGATCTCCACAACCATGGAACCCTCAGCAAAGCAGAACAAGTTCCTGATGCTCCCCAGGTTGAAAGTGAGGCGATAGAAATCAAGGCCAGTCCTAGCGGAGGTTTTGGCTCCAAATCTGGCAGTGGAAAACAGAACCATTCTCCAGATAGAGAGAAGTCTACCTTTGATCCCAAGGCCTATACTCTTTACAGTTACCTCAGGACAGTGGATACAATGCCAACCTACCTAGAACTCTTTGCAAAGATTAAGAATGCCCGCTACCTCCGGCATAGGGTGCCCCCTGAATTTGAGAGGGATCTCAGTATTGGGGAAATATTTGGACATGAAACATGCTTACCCAGGGAAGGAAGCAAGTCTGATGAGAGCCTTAGCACTTAG